The following is a genomic window from Bordetella petrii.
GGCGGCGCGGCGGGACTGGAGTTCTGGAACCGCCTCGACCAGGCGTACCGGGCCTGCGCCGACTGACCGAGGGGCCAGTGGCCCGCAGCGGTGTCAGGCACCTGTCGGAGCCTGACACCTGACGCGTGGCGCGCGACACTGCAATAGGTGTCTGACTCCCGCAGTGTCAGCAACAGGTGTCTGACTCCCGCAGGGTGTCAGACACCGATTGACCGAGACGCCGGTGGCCCATGGCGGTGTCAGGCACCTGCCGGAGCCTGACACCCGACGCAGATATCCACGGAGCCTGACACCCGACGCAGATATCCACGGAGCCTGACACCCGACGCAGACATCCACGGAGCCTGACACTTGAGGCAGACGTCTGCGGAGCCTGGCGCCTGACGGCTGGCGCGAGGCTGCCCCAGGCCGCGGCGTCCCTTGCCCCCGGGGGCTTTGTCGGGCTCTGTCCTGCGGCAAAGGCGGGGGTTTCTCCCGTGTTTTCTGGGCAAACTCCCTGAAAAAGGCTTTATCATTTTGCCCTTTGGCAAATTTCGCACTGAGAGTGGCAAGGGGCTCGCAATGAACATCAAGGCGGAAATCCGATGGGCGCTGGGCGCGGCGCTGGCCGCCGCCGCCATGTCGGGCGCATGCGCGCAGGACAAGGTCGTCAACGTCTATAACTGGGCCGAATACACGGCGCCCGACACCATTCCGGGCTTCGAGCGCGAAACCGGCATTCAGGTGCGCTACGACGTCTACGACAACAACGACACACTGCAGGCCAAGCTGCTTACCGGCAAATCGGGCTACGACGTGGTGGTGCCGTCCACGCACTACGCCTCGCGCCAGATCCAGGCCGGGCTGTACCAGAAGCTGGACAAATCCAAGATTCCCAACTGGAAGAACCTCGACCCCGACATCATGGCCCTGGTGGCCTCGGTGGACCCGGGCAACGAGCACGTCATCCCGTGGGGCTACGGCACCAACGGCCTGGGCTATAACGTCACCAAGGTCAGGCAGATCATGGGCGACGACGCCGACCTGGGCAGCTGGGACATGCTGTTCAAGCCCGAGAACGCCGCCAAGCTGAAAGACTGCGGCATCTCGGTGCTGGACGAGGCCGCGCAAGTGTTCCCGGCGGTGCTCAAGTACCTGGGCAAAGACCCCAACAGCGACCAGCCCGACGACTACAAGGCCGCGCTGGCCCTGCTCAAGCAGATCCGCCCGTACATTCGCCAGTTCAGCTCGTCGGGCTATATCGACGAGCTCGCCGTGGGCGACCTGTGCATGGTGTACGGGTTCTCGGGCGACGTCATGATTTCCCGCAAGCGCGCCCAGGACGCCAAGCGCCCGTACGAAATCAACTATTTCATCCCGAAGGGCGGGGCGCCGGCCTGGTTCGATGTCATGGCCATCCCCAAAGATGCGCCGCATCCCGACGCCGCCCATGCGTTCATCAACTACATCGAAACCCCCAAGGTGCACGCGGCCATCACCAACACCATGTTCTATCCCAATGCCAACAAGGCGGCGCGCGAGTTCGTGGTGAAAGACGTGGCTGACAACCCCATGATCTATCCGCCGCCCGACGTGGCCAAGACGCTCTACGTGATCAAGGCCCAGCCCCTGAACATCCAGCGCCTGCAGACCCGCATGTGGGCCGAACTGAAGTCCGGACGATAGCCATCATGAGCGACAGCCGTTACGCGGCGCAGCATGCGGCCGACCCCGACGAATTCGTGCGGGTGTCCGACCTGGTCAAGATATTCGGCGACGTGGTGGCCGTGAAATCGGTCAACCTGGCCGTGCGGCGCAACGAGATCTTCGCCCTGCTGGGCAGCTCAGGCTGTGGCAAGTCCACGCTGCTGCGCATGCTGGCCGGTTTCGAAGAAGCCACTTCCGGCCAGATCGTGCTCGACGGCGAAGACATCACCGCGGTGCCGCCGTACCGGCGCCCGGTCAACATGATGTTCCAGTCGTACGCGCTGTTTCCCCACATGACGGTCGAGGCCAACGTGGCCTTCGGCCTGAAGCAGGAAGGGGTCGACCGCGCCGAAATCCACGACCGCGTGTTCGAGGCCCTGGACCTGGTCCAGATGGCCGGGTACTCGCGCCGCAAGCCGCACCAGCTGTCGGGCGGCCAGCAGCAACGCGTGGCGTTGGCGCGCAGCCTGGTCAAGCGTCCCAAGCTGCTGCTGCTCGACGAGCCCATGTCGGCGCTGGACAAGCAGATCCGCCAGAAAACCCAGATCGAACTCGCCAAGATCCTGGAACAGGTGGGCGTGACCTGCATCATGGTCACGCACGACCAGGAAGAAGCCATGACCATGGCGCACCGCCTGGCCGTCATGACCGAGGGCCAGATCGTGCAATGCGGCACGCCACAAGACGTCTACGCGTTTCCCAATTCGCGCTTCGTGGCCGGCTTTATTGGTTCCACCAACCTGCTGACCGGCACCATCGTGGTCGACGAGCCCGACCACGTCGCCATCGAGTGCGCCGAGCTGACTCGCCCGCTGTACGTCAGCCACGGCGTCAGCGAGCCGCTGGGCATGGAAGTGCACGTCTCCATCCGCCCCGAACGGCTGGTGGTGTCGCGTACCCAGCCGCAGGGCGAATATAACTGGGCGCACGGCATGGTCAGCCACATGGCCTGGATGGGCAGCTATGCGCTCTACCAGGTGCGGCTCGATTCCGGCAAGATCGTCGAGGCCAGCGTGCCCAGCCTGCAGCTGGCCCAGAGCGACGCGCCCGGCATCGACGAAGAAATCTTCGTCAGCTGGGACGCCGACAGCGCCACGGTGCTGGCCTCATGAAGCCGCCTGCGCTGCGCGACTGGATGCCTTCGAACCGCACGCTGGCGGTGGCGCCGCCGTTCCTGTGGCTGGCGCTGTTCCTGCTGGTGCCGTTCCTGCTGGTGCTCAAGATCAGTTTCGCCGAACTGCAGTTCGGCATCCCGCCCTATACCGCGCTGGCCGAATTCAAGGACGAGGCCATCCAGTTCAGCCTGCACCTGCGCGGCTACATCCTGCTGTTCACCGACAGCCTGTACCTGGCCACGTACCTGAATTCGCTGAAAATGGCCGCCATCACCACGGTGTGCTGCGTGCTGATCGGCTATCCCATGGCGTACTACATCGCCCGCTCGTCGCCGGCGGTGCGCAACGTGCTGCTGCTGGGCGTGATTTTGCCATTCTGGACTTCGCTGCTGCTGCGCGTGTATGCCTGGGTGGGCATCCTGCGCAACGACGGCCTGCTCAACAAATTGCTGATGAGCCTGGGCATCATTTCCAGTCCGCTCGAAATCTACCGCACCGACCTGGCCGTATACATCGGGCTGGTGTATGCCTACCTGCCATTCTTCATTCTGCCGCTGTACGCCAACCTGGTGAAGATGGACCTGCGCCTGCTCGAAGCCGCGTACGACCTCGGCGCGCGTCCCTGGCAGGCGTTCTGGCGCATTACCGTGCCGCTGTCGCGGCCCGGCGTCATCGCCGGCGCGATGCTGGTGTTCATTCCGTCGGTGGGCGAATACGTCATTCCCGAAATGCTGGGCGGCGCCGACACCCTGATGATGGGCCGCGTCATGTGGAACGAGTTCTTCAACAATGCCGACTGGCCCATGGCCTCGGCCGTGACTTGCGTGATGGTCCTGCTGCTGCTGGTGCCGCTGGCGCTATTCCAGTACAACCAGGTGCGCCAGGAAGAGGCGGCGCGGGGGGCGCGCGCATGAAGGGGCCCAACAACACCGGGCGCGGCCTGGCCCTGGGGCTAGGGTACTTCTTCCTGTATGCCCCCATCATCAGCCTGATGGTGTTCTCATTCAACGACTCGCCGCTGGTCACGTCCTGGAGCGGCTTTTCGCTGCGCTGGTACGGCTCGCTGCTCAATGACGACGCGCTGCTCAGCGCGGCCTGGCTGTCGTTCAAGATCGCCGCCCTGACCGCCACCGCCGCCGTCGTCATCGGCACCTGGGCCGGCTACGTGCTGGGCCGCATGGGCCGCTTTCGCGGATTCGCCCTGTACGTGGGCATGCTCAGCGCGCCGCTGGTCATTCCCGAGGTCGTGCTGGGCATTTCGCTGTTGCTGATGTTCGTGGAAATGCGCGGCACGCTGGGCTGGCCGGCCGAGAACGGCACCTTTACCATCTGGGTGGGCCACGTGACCCTGTGCATGGCGTTCGTGGCGGTGGTGATCCAGGCCCGCATCCGCGACCTCGACCGCTCGCTCGAAGAAGCCGCGCTCGACCTGGGCGCCGCGCCGCTGACCGTGTTTTTCCGCATCACGCTGCCGCTGATCGCGCCGGCGCTGGTGTCGGCCTGGCTGCTGTCGTTCACCCTGTCGCTGGACGACGTGGTGCTGGCTTCGTTCTTGTCGGGGCCGGGGTCCACCACGCTGCCCATGGAGGTGTTCTCGCGCGTGCGGCTGGGCCTCAAACCCGAGGTCAACGCGTTGGCTACCCTGTTCATCCTGGCGGTGGGCACCTGTGTCATCCTGGTCAACCGCCTGCAATGGCGCAAGGAATCCGAACCGAAATGAAGTCTCAAGCAACCCTCTATGGCCTGAGCAAATGCAGCACCTGCGTCAAGGCGCGCGACTGGCTGTCGGCCCATAACGTGGCCCACGAGTT
Proteins encoded in this region:
- a CDS encoding ABC transporter ATP-binding protein translates to MSDSRYAAQHAADPDEFVRVSDLVKIFGDVVAVKSVNLAVRRNEIFALLGSSGCGKSTLLRMLAGFEEATSGQIVLDGEDITAVPPYRRPVNMMFQSYALFPHMTVEANVAFGLKQEGVDRAEIHDRVFEALDLVQMAGYSRRKPHQLSGGQQQRVALARSLVKRPKLLLLDEPMSALDKQIRQKTQIELAKILEQVGVTCIMVTHDQEEAMTMAHRLAVMTEGQIVQCGTPQDVYAFPNSRFVAGFIGSTNLLTGTIVVDEPDHVAIECAELTRPLYVSHGVSEPLGMEVHVSIRPERLVVSRTQPQGEYNWAHGMVSHMAWMGSYALYQVRLDSGKIVEASVPSLQLAQSDAPGIDEEIFVSWDADSATVLAS
- a CDS encoding ABC transporter permease subunit; this translates as MKPPALRDWMPSNRTLAVAPPFLWLALFLLVPFLLVLKISFAELQFGIPPYTALAEFKDEAIQFSLHLRGYILLFTDSLYLATYLNSLKMAAITTVCCVLIGYPMAYYIARSSPAVRNVLLLGVILPFWTSLLLRVYAWVGILRNDGLLNKLLMSLGIISSPLEIYRTDLAVYIGLVYAYLPFFILPLYANLVKMDLRLLEAAYDLGARPWQAFWRITVPLSRPGVIAGAMLVFIPSVGEYVIPEMLGGADTLMMGRVMWNEFFNNADWPMASAVTCVMVLLLLVPLALFQYNQVRQEEAARGARA
- a CDS encoding polyamine ABC transporter substrate-binding protein is translated as MNIKAEIRWALGAALAAAAMSGACAQDKVVNVYNWAEYTAPDTIPGFERETGIQVRYDVYDNNDTLQAKLLTGKSGYDVVVPSTHYASRQIQAGLYQKLDKSKIPNWKNLDPDIMALVASVDPGNEHVIPWGYGTNGLGYNVTKVRQIMGDDADLGSWDMLFKPENAAKLKDCGISVLDEAAQVFPAVLKYLGKDPNSDQPDDYKAALALLKQIRPYIRQFSSSGYIDELAVGDLCMVYGFSGDVMISRKRAQDAKRPYEINYFIPKGGAPAWFDVMAIPKDAPHPDAAHAFINYIETPKVHAAITNTMFYPNANKAAREFVVKDVADNPMIYPPPDVAKTLYVIKAQPLNIQRLQTRMWAELKSGR
- a CDS encoding ABC transporter permease subunit; translation: MKGPNNTGRGLALGLGYFFLYAPIISLMVFSFNDSPLVTSWSGFSLRWYGSLLNDDALLSAAWLSFKIAALTATAAVVIGTWAGYVLGRMGRFRGFALYVGMLSAPLVIPEVVLGISLLLMFVEMRGTLGWPAENGTFTIWVGHVTLCMAFVAVVIQARIRDLDRSLEEAALDLGAAPLTVFFRITLPLIAPALVSAWLLSFTLSLDDVVLASFLSGPGSTTLPMEVFSRVRLGLKPEVNALATLFILAVGTCVILVNRLQWRKESEPK